From a region of the Procambarus clarkii isolate CNS0578487 chromosome 2, FALCON_Pclarkii_2.0, whole genome shotgun sequence genome:
- the LOC123762372 gene encoding autotransporter BimA-like produces the protein MGGRNTAAEEADDTRTAGGGCQRGNTASDKAGDTEEMAGDEWGGITVADETGDWGGGTEPSEQAVFFKTTTRSPRPLSISQGGTTPHGEPEPSNAGDAPKVRVTSPTRAPTPTAGATHGHTPSTGPTPAPDAPSSHSTEEQLPEETSTLAASSLSSDHERGGKAPASVLECLGKAVDHRSCHPLQEAPERSWRQAAPQPGEHDPAECQPQHHGRRGRHPQRKQEKEQARPWEEGPTQVREPTGTSKATEAQSRKQVKNLLEATRQTVGSERHTPPPCRVHYHPHMPGQQPRNAEPPPGQQAAGELPNPLHYEATGLTPPTGENPHPGTN, from the coding sequence ATGGGAGGCAGGAACACTGCCGCTGAAGAAGCAGATGACACCAGAACAGCAGGCGGAGGCTGCCAAAGAGGCAACACCGCCTCCGACAaagcaggagacacagaagaaaTGGCCGGAGACGAGTGGGGCGGCATAACCGTCGCCGACGAAACAGGGGACTGGGGAGGGGGCACGGAACCCTCAGAGCAAGCAGTTTTctttaagaccaccaccaggtcgCCACGTCCACTCTCAATCTCACAAGGGGGAACCACTCCCCATGGGGAACCGGAACCATCCAACGCAGGCGACGCGCCCAAAGTGAGAGTCACCAGCCCCACACGGGCCCCCACCCCAACAGCAGGAGCAACACACGGGCACACACCATCCACCGGACCCACACCAGCACCAGACGCACCATCCTCGCATTCCACAGAGGAACAGCTCCCAGAAGAAACATCAACACTCGCCGCATCCTCACTTTCCTCTGACCATGAACGAGGCGGCAAAGCACCCGCATCTGTATTGGAATGCTTGGGGAAGGCCGTTGAtcatcggagctgtcaccccctgcAGGAGGCCCCCGAGAGGAGCTGGCGGCAGGCCGCCCCACAACCGGGGGAACACGACCCCGCAGAATGTCAGCCTCAACACCACGGGAGACGAGGCCGCCACCCACAGAGGAAACAGGAGAAGGAACAGGCTCGGCCGTGGGAGGAGGGACCAACACAGGTGAGGGAGCCTACAGGGACGTCAAAGGCGACAGAGGCGCAGAGTCGGAAACAGGTGAAGAATCTGTTGGAAGCGACGAGACAGACTGTGGGGTCGGAgcggcacacaccaccaccctgtcGTGTACACTACCATCCACACATGCCGGGCCAACAGCCGAGGAACGCAGAACCACCACCGGGTCAGCAGGCGGCAGGAGAACTGCCCAACCCACTTCATTACGAGGCGACAGGTCTTACGCCACCAACGGGGGAAAATCCTCATCCCGGAACAAATTAA